Proteins found in one Methylobacterium sp. CB376 genomic segment:
- a CDS encoding LysR family transcriptional regulator, which yields MELRHLRYFVAVAREQSFTRAAETMHVAQPALSKQIQQFEDELGLSLIERGARPLRLTEPGRLIFEQALQILERMDDLRETGRRLRLTERNRFRVGFVASTLYGRLPEILRGYRLKRPDVDLTLLELLTLEQIAALKEGRIDVGFGRIEIEDPAIARVLLRNETMIVAVPTAWDAARPPGPLRLRDLADTPLIIYPKSARPNNADRILALFRDHAVRPPVIHEVRELQTALGLVAAEAGVCVVPASVERLRRDGVAYRPLNEERALIPVIMSYRKDDPSPEIPLILQCVREDYAREGLAFGV from the coding sequence GTGGAGCTCCGGCACTTGCGCTACTTTGTGGCCGTCGCCCGCGAGCAGAGCTTCACGCGGGCTGCCGAGACGATGCACGTCGCCCAGCCCGCGCTGAGCAAGCAGATCCAGCAATTCGAGGACGAACTCGGCTTGTCCCTGATCGAGCGCGGGGCGCGGCCCTTGCGCCTGACCGAGCCGGGCCGGCTGATCTTCGAGCAGGCGCTGCAGATCCTTGAGCGAATGGACGACCTGCGCGAGACGGGCCGGCGCCTGCGCCTGACCGAGCGCAACCGCTTCCGGGTCGGGTTCGTGGCCTCGACCCTGTACGGCCGCCTGCCGGAGATCCTGCGCGGCTACCGGCTGAAGCGCCCGGACGTGGACCTGACGCTGCTCGAACTCCTGACGCTGGAGCAGATCGCGGCGCTCAAGGAGGGCCGCATCGACGTCGGGTTCGGCCGCATCGAGATCGAGGACCCGGCGATCGCGCGCGTGCTGCTGCGCAACGAGACGATGATCGTCGCCGTGCCGACGGCCTGGGACGCCGCCCGCCCGCCGGGGCCGCTGCGGCTGCGCGACCTCGCCGACACGCCGCTGATCATCTACCCGAAGAGCGCGCGCCCCAACAACGCCGACCGCATCCTGGCGCTGTTCCGCGACCACGCGGTGCGCCCTCCGGTGATCCACGAGGTGCGCGAATTGCAGACGGCGCTGGGCCTCGTGGCCGCCGAGGCGGGGGTGTGCGTCGTCCCCGCCTCCGTCGAGCGCCTCCGCCGCGACGGCGTCGCCTACCGGCCGCTGAACGAGGAGCGGGCCCTCATCCCCGTCATCATGAGCTACCGCAAGGACGATCCCTCACCGGAGATCCCCCTCATCCTGCAATGCGTCCGCGAGGACTACGCGCGCGAGGGATTGGCGTTCGGCGTCTAG